In Pseudoalteromonas carrageenovora IAM 12662, the following proteins share a genomic window:
- the gmtZ gene encoding gamma-mobile-trio integrase GmtZ, whose protein sequence is MNNNTEVKKRDNRASDITFRWMLNTFGPEWEEWQKLASEWMETQQTGVGPKQVALTRFFETYLYKQVPYAVDVKLFFSGFNGHKCSTEEFEKIIRKTVNQPAAIQKSVNVPCDFIDYIIESHLSEKNDNGVSIPLVVNPLSKIKIARSFTETVRNPLPYRYIQDLRQIICPLPSKKEMLQISESLELNEELKPSYHYRNFCDWVWSHDVQKSDWYEVGEEVIDKSDPDCVWRIKNKGKKEIYQIWSPVRHMILFIKLHLPLRTYQISMLDSGEADTWRYENQDWILNEKHRFTLGNEKRPYGKGVFRRVYDSVSAAYSTALYINTNKSADNNKEELERGYTIPWQNEEVLYWLEKLRNWQEKYNPIQKPTDCTTLKNKHIADQKKSEVQLKSMGDISFLFRDASATGTDTSKPTYYKAINRLWYQLLLKLESNLESNGDTLDNGEKLKLVHECPPGVSLASMTSTYFPLHSLRVSLITAYTMDTQLPIAVISKMLAGHSRLLMTIYYNKITPSVFAHKMGEAELQLEEKSTQSVRNFLKDASAEQIQMKMAYHKSDSIEAALVNRAPIGWEERATGLCLVGGNTVKSSESSSLGGCWNGGEELTEAIYAQNRIYAAVPHGPENCIRCRWFITEARYLPTLNAQFNQLSYKAHQAANLFIEIEGELDNLKDESFFAEEQGIPFIKHNELQVLQRRYEKQKVEADEYTKDWMACFELINKIIRIEETRKDDEKQDKLIAVGDERDVTKALKFIETKSEFLHLSLLCEDAEFYPDLKDELRKTPAIHKRTMQLSRVLMKSGFKPVFMEIDENQQLIAVNAMMRKMAKIADPEDKMEGYRKVANHIEAEEYLVNNKLLSAGISAIKNNVINLAKLTLPLNLES, encoded by the coding sequence ATGAACAATAATACTGAAGTAAAAAAAAGAGATAATCGTGCATCAGATATAACTTTCCGTTGGATGTTAAACACATTTGGACCTGAATGGGAGGAGTGGCAAAAATTAGCTTCCGAATGGATGGAAACACAGCAAACTGGTGTTGGCCCTAAACAGGTCGCACTGACACGTTTTTTTGAAACATACCTCTATAAGCAAGTTCCCTACGCTGTTGATGTGAAGCTTTTTTTTAGTGGCTTCAACGGCCATAAATGCTCTACTGAAGAATTTGAAAAGATAATAAGAAAAACAGTTAATCAACCCGCAGCAATACAAAAGTCGGTTAATGTCCCATGCGACTTTATTGACTATATTATTGAGTCTCACCTATCTGAAAAAAATGATAACGGTGTTTCTATCCCACTTGTAGTTAATCCTTTATCTAAAATAAAGATAGCCCGTTCGTTCACAGAAACTGTTCGCAATCCTCTACCTTATCGATATATTCAAGATTTACGTCAGATTATCTGCCCATTACCAAGTAAAAAAGAAATGCTACAGATTTCTGAAAGCTTAGAGTTAAATGAAGAGTTGAAACCATCATATCACTACCGAAACTTCTGTGATTGGGTTTGGTCCCATGATGTACAAAAAAGTGATTGGTACGAAGTCGGTGAAGAAGTTATCGATAAATCAGACCCAGATTGTGTGTGGCGTATAAAAAATAAAGGTAAAAAGGAAATATATCAAATTTGGTCGCCTGTTAGGCATATGATACTGTTTATTAAACTTCATTTACCTTTGCGTACATATCAAATAAGTATGTTAGATAGTGGCGAAGCTGATACATGGAGATATGAGAATCAAGATTGGATACTAAATGAAAAGCATAGATTCACATTAGGAAATGAGAAAAGACCATATGGTAAAGGCGTTTTTCGCCGAGTATATGATTCTGTTTCTGCGGCTTATTCAACAGCCTTATATATAAATACTAATAAATCAGCTGACAATAATAAAGAGGAACTCGAACGGGGATATACAATTCCCTGGCAGAATGAAGAAGTCCTATATTGGTTAGAAAAATTACGCAATTGGCAGGAAAAATACAATCCTATTCAAAAGCCAACAGACTGTACTACTTTAAAAAATAAACATATAGCAGATCAAAAAAAATCTGAAGTTCAGTTAAAAAGTATGGGCGATATTTCCTTTCTTTTTCGCGATGCCTCTGCCACGGGTACAGATACATCTAAACCAACTTATTATAAGGCAATAAATCGATTATGGTATCAATTATTACTTAAATTGGAATCCAATCTAGAATCAAATGGGGACACACTAGATAATGGGGAAAAATTAAAGTTAGTTCACGAATGTCCACCTGGTGTATCTTTGGCTTCAATGACTAGTACGTACTTTCCGCTTCATAGCTTACGTGTTTCTTTAATAACTGCATACACGATGGATACACAGCTACCCATTGCTGTTATTTCAAAAATGCTTGCTGGCCACAGTAGATTACTGATGACAATTTACTACAACAAAATCACTCCTTCTGTATTTGCACATAAAATGGGGGAGGCAGAACTTCAATTAGAAGAAAAATCTACTCAAAGTGTCAGAAATTTTTTGAAAGATGCTTCTGCCGAGCAAATTCAAATGAAAATGGCATATCATAAGTCTGATAGTATCGAAGCCGCGTTAGTTAACCGTGCACCTATAGGGTGGGAAGAAAGAGCTACAGGCCTATGCTTAGTTGGCGGTAATACCGTTAAATCTAGTGAATCTAGTTCACTGGGTGGCTGCTGGAATGGGGGAGAAGAACTAACTGAAGCAATATATGCCCAAAACCGTATTTACGCTGCTGTACCTCATGGCCCAGAGAACTGTATTAGATGTAGGTGGTTTATAACTGAAGCACGCTACCTTCCAACTCTTAATGCACAATTCAATCAACTCAGCTATAAAGCTCACCAAGCCGCAAACCTATTTATTGAAATCGAAGGTGAATTAGATAACTTAAAAGATGAAAGTTTTTTTGCCGAAGAACAAGGAATTCCTTTTATTAAACATAATGAACTTCAAGTTTTACAGCGTAGATATGAAAAGCAAAAAGTTGAAGCAGATGAATATACTAAAGATTGGATGGCCTGTTTTGAGCTTATAAACAAAATTATTCGAATAGAAGAAACACGCAAAGATGATGAAAAACAGGATAAATTAATTGCTGTTGGCGATGAAAGAGATGTTACTAAGGCACTGAAATTTATAGAAACAAAATCAGAGTTCTTACACTTATCATTACTTTGCGAGGATGCTGAGTTTTATCCGGATCTCAAAGATGAACTTCGTAAAACACCAGCAATACATAAACGCACAATGCAATTAAGTAGGGTGCTTATGAAAAGTGGTTTCAAGCCAGTTTTTATGGAAATTGACGAAAATCAACAGTTAATCGCAGTAAATGCAATGATGAGAAAAATGGCTAAAATTGCTGATCCTGAAGATAAAATGGAAGGTTATAGAAAAGTAGCAAATCATATTGAAGCTGAAGAATATCTTGTAAACAATAAACTTTTGTCTGCCGGTATATCTGCAATCAAAAATAATGTAATAAATTTAGCAAAATTAACCTTGCCTTTGAATTTGGAGAGCTAA
- the gmtX gene encoding gamma-mobile-trio protein GmtX, with the protein MNINIDDILADLKDGKATRTQKNLEKLNEIMRNYSALGNCNFSITQIGHYSKLNSGPGYEALRATRNDHYRVLIEAWAEKSKDRVQRANNKTKPNSKLPSDNILLQRITDPAVRALFGQIIAERNRYRKEVNLLKQHANIVIDRRPIKQSNESYNLESSLISNLTESESKTLNYAISEECMDNNDWYSTPAGQIKCKESNIEVLPRGFITGLTKLLGVKVE; encoded by the coding sequence ATGAATATTAATATCGACGATATTCTGGCTGATTTAAAGGATGGAAAGGCTACTAGGACTCAAAAAAATTTAGAAAAATTAAATGAAATCATGAGAAACTATTCAGCTTTAGGTAATTGTAACTTTTCAATAACACAGATAGGTCATTACTCCAAGTTAAATAGTGGTCCAGGATATGAAGCTTTGAGAGCGACAAGAAACGACCACTATCGTGTACTCATTGAAGCGTGGGCTGAGAAAAGCAAAGATAGAGTTCAAAGAGCAAATAACAAAACCAAACCAAACAGCAAACTCCCATCCGATAATATTTTACTCCAGCGTATTACAGACCCTGCAGTAAGAGCTTTGTTTGGACAAATTATAGCCGAGAGAAACAGGTACAGAAAAGAGGTCAACTTACTAAAACAACATGCAAATATTGTGATAGACAGACGCCCAATCAAACAATCAAATGAATCTTATAATTTAGAATCTTCGTTGATAAGCAACTTAACAGAATCTGAGAGTAAAACACTAAATTATGCTATATCTGAAGAATGCATGGATAATAATGACTGGTATTCAACACCAGCTGGGCAAATAAAATGTAAAGAAAGTAACATTGAAGTACTGCCTCGTGGCTTTATTACAGGTTTAACAAAACTGCTCGGTGTTAAAGTAGAATAA
- a CDS encoding transposase — MSKGKRYTQEFKEAAVKQITERGYSVAEVAERLDISTKTLYHWRSQLSDKPKAVQSSDEKLKIAKLEAQLKRVTEERDILKKAARYFASNSE, encoded by the coding sequence ATGAGCAAAGGCAAACGTTATACCCAAGAGTTTAAAGAAGCGGCTGTTAAACAAATTACTGAGCGCGGATATTCAGTTGCAGAAGTCGCTGAACGATTAGATATTTCTACCAAAACGCTATATCACTGGCGGAGCCAATTATCAGATAAACCTAAAGCCGTTCAATCATCCGATGAAAAATTGAAGATTGCTAAATTAGAAGCACAATTGAAACGTGTCACGGAGGAACGGGATATTTTAAAAAAGGCCGCAAGGTACTTTGCCAGCAACTCCGAGTAA
- a CDS encoding IS3 family transposase: MWPVVARISVNRVAKIMRQDKLKAQIGYKHRHLKGGKISRIADNLLARQFNSPAQNKSWVSDITYIRTYEGFLYVATVMDLFSRRILGWSMDKNMNKQLVINALLMAVYQRQPKAEVMVHSYQGSQYGSADYLAFLKEHNLAPSMSRAGNCHDNTVAESVFATIKKRIIKRKIYSTREDVKAGKSKPPEK; encoded by the coding sequence ATGTGGCCAGTGGTGGCACGTATCAGCGTAAACCGTGTTGCGAAGATCATGCGACAAGATAAGCTTAAAGCGCAAATTGGATATAAGCATCGCCATCTTAAAGGCGGTAAGATATCGCGGATTGCAGATAACTTATTAGCGCGTCAATTTAACTCGCCAGCGCAGAATAAGTCGTGGGTGAGCGACATAACTTATATAAGAACCTATGAAGGTTTTTTATATGTGGCAACAGTGATGGATTTATTCTCTCGGCGCATTTTGGGCTGGTCGATGGATAAAAATATGAATAAGCAGTTGGTGATAAATGCACTGTTGATGGCTGTATATCAACGTCAACCGAAGGCAGAGGTAATGGTGCATAGTTATCAAGGTAGTCAATACGGTAGCGCTGACTATCTCGCATTTTTGAAAGAACATAATCTTGCGCCTTCGATGAGTCGAGCTGGGAACTGTCATGATAATACAGTTGCTGAAAGCGTTTTTGCGACAATTAAAAAGCGAATAATTAAGCGTAAGATATACTCGACACGCGAAGATGTGAAAGCTGGGAAGTCCAAACCCCCTGAAAAGTAG
- a CDS encoding heavy metal sensor histidine kinase, with protein sequence MAIKSRPLSLTMRVVLFVAVTVIACLTLVATLINSSIKHHFFQQDSSELHVINQSIELVLRQQYKSNLKLKNELSNAVAGHHGVYYQVNTAKGELIFQSSERDFSDFVMSANASAGFNRNNITSWQNDTHTYRALVSNLSTGQQQYKITTAIDMSFHLHFLNQFQQSLWAIMFGSAVLILLVAWFAIHQGLNPLRGLSQKMHDIQTNKMDVRLDENKVPIELVNMVQSFNSMLDRLQSEFIRLSNFSSDIAHELRTPLTNIITQTQVGLSKKRQLLEYQELLFSNLEELERLTKMVSDMLWLAKTQNGLVKPVQNTLKSHDEIEALFEYFDALAEDSLITFKKKGQNLCFYCDKLHFRQLLSNLLSNAIRYAPKGSSITVNSEMTTAEKICISVINTGERIPSEHLPYLFDRFYRPDKSRQRHSDGAGLGLAIVKALAQANGGDIEVSSNNQTTSFKVYLNLVKS encoded by the coding sequence ATGGCTATTAAGTCACGGCCTTTATCACTTACGATGCGTGTTGTGTTGTTTGTCGCTGTAACCGTTATTGCGTGCTTAACTTTAGTTGCCACCTTAATAAATAGTTCGATAAAACATCATTTTTTCCAGCAAGATAGTAGTGAACTGCATGTTATTAATCAATCTATTGAATTAGTTTTAAGACAACAGTATAAATCAAACCTGAAACTTAAAAATGAATTATCTAACGCTGTAGCGGGTCATCACGGTGTTTACTATCAGGTAAATACCGCAAAAGGAGAGCTCATTTTTCAAAGTTCTGAACGAGATTTTAGTGATTTTGTAATGAGTGCTAATGCTTCAGCTGGCTTTAACCGTAACAACATTACCTCATGGCAAAATGATACCCACACCTACCGAGCTCTGGTGAGTAATTTAAGTACTGGGCAACAGCAATACAAAATTACTACAGCGATAGACATGAGCTTTCATTTACACTTTCTCAATCAATTTCAACAAAGTCTTTGGGCTATTATGTTTGGCTCTGCGGTACTCATTTTATTGGTGGCTTGGTTTGCTATACATCAAGGATTGAACCCTTTACGAGGTTTGAGTCAGAAAATGCATGACATCCAAACTAATAAGATGGATGTAAGGCTTGATGAAAATAAAGTGCCTATTGAGCTTGTTAATATGGTGCAGTCGTTTAACTCGATGCTCGACAGGCTCCAAAGTGAATTTATTCGTTTATCAAATTTCTCTAGTGATATTGCGCATGAGTTACGTACTCCACTAACAAATATAATCACTCAAACACAGGTTGGTTTATCTAAAAAAAGACAGTTGTTAGAGTATCAAGAATTATTGTTTTCTAATCTAGAAGAGCTGGAACGACTAACTAAGATGGTTAGTGATATGCTTTGGCTTGCAAAAACTCAGAATGGACTGGTTAAACCCGTTCAAAATACTCTAAAAAGCCATGATGAAATTGAAGCATTATTTGAGTACTTTGATGCTTTGGCTGAAGACTCATTGATTACATTTAAGAAAAAAGGTCAAAACCTTTGTTTTTATTGTGACAAATTACACTTTCGCCAATTATTATCAAACCTCCTATCCAATGCAATAAGGTATGCCCCAAAAGGCTCATCAATCACTGTAAACAGTGAAATGACCACCGCTGAAAAAATATGCATTTCAGTGATTAATACAGGGGAGAGAATACCTTCTGAGCATTTACCTTATTTATTTGACCGCTTTTATCGACCTGATAAGTCGCGGCAACGACACAGTGACGGAGCAGGTTTAGGGCTTGCAATAGTTAAAGCTCTAGCGCAAGCAAACGGTGGAGATATAGAGGTCAGTTCAAATAATCAAACTACCAGCTTTAAAGTTTATTTAAATTTAGTTAAAAGCTAA
- a CDS encoding heavy metal response regulator transcription factor: MRLLVVEDESKTGDYLKQGLSEAGFQVSLARNGLDGHHLAMTDLFDVIILDVMLPDVSGWKILQSLREADNKTPVLFLSARDSIDDRVKGLELGADDYLIKPFAFAEVLARVRTLIRRGVVQTVDDILIVADLEMDIPKRKIQRAGKRILLSNKEFSLLELLLRREGEVLPRSLIASQVWDMNFDSDTNVIDVAIRRLRAKVDDDFTVKLIHTVRGMGYKLEVETDGY; this comes from the coding sequence ATGCGCTTATTAGTTGTTGAAGATGAATCAAAGACAGGAGATTATTTAAAACAGGGGCTAAGTGAAGCTGGTTTTCAGGTTTCTTTGGCGCGCAATGGACTTGACGGTCATCACCTAGCAATGACCGACTTATTTGATGTAATAATACTTGATGTCATGTTACCTGACGTATCCGGTTGGAAAATTTTACAGTCGCTACGTGAAGCAGATAACAAAACCCCAGTACTATTTTTATCTGCTCGCGATAGTATAGACGATAGAGTAAAGGGGCTCGAACTTGGTGCTGATGACTATTTAATAAAGCCTTTTGCTTTTGCTGAAGTTTTAGCAAGAGTACGCACTCTTATTCGCCGTGGTGTAGTACAAACAGTTGACGATATACTGATAGTTGCTGATTTAGAAATGGATATTCCAAAGCGAAAAATACAACGTGCAGGCAAGCGTATTTTATTGAGTAATAAAGAGTTTAGCTTACTTGAACTATTGTTACGGCGCGAAGGTGAAGTACTGCCACGTTCGTTAATTGCTTCTCAAGTATGGGATATGAATTTTGATAGCGACACCAATGTGATTGATGTTGCCATTCGTAGGCTAAGAGCAAAAGTTGATGATGACTTTACTGTTAAATTAATTCATACGGTTCGTGGTATGGGCTATAAATTAGAGGTTGAAACTGATGGCTATTAA
- a CDS encoding copper resistance system multicopper oxidase produces MGFKKSSQQVSTPRRRFVQGLIAGGVLAAFPSVLHAASSLVTGTITGTVPELSGKVIDLVIDESPVNFTGVVRMATTINGSIPAPTLRLKEGDDVTIRVTNKLSVPSSIHWHGIILPYQMDGVPGISFKGIMPGETFVYKFKLQQSGTYWYHSHSGFQEMTGMYGALIIEPREKDIISADNEHVIQLSDWTDDDPMALFRKLKIQSDVFNFNQPTVPEFFDDVSNSGVSNALQRRKMWNQMRMNPTDLADLSASAMTFLMNGSTPMSNWRGMFKVGEKVRLRFINGSSNTFFDVRIPELKLTVVQADGQNVEPVTVDEFRFGPGETYDVIVEPKNDAYTIFAQSMDRSGYAKGTLSSSPNIDAPVPALDPVEWLTMTDMMGNMTHGGEHSAMAGMAGMSGMNSKEMDHSAMEHGAMAMDHSKHGMSENPLAVASPKVRHAKTEYGASVDMRVDMPRTNLDDPGIGLRKNGRRVLTLADLHSLEGVTNQQEPEAEIELHLTGNMERYSWSFDGLEFGKSTPVHMKHNQRLRVILQNDTMMTHPMHLHGMWSDLENEQGDVQVRRHTIPVQPAQRISFLTTPHDVGRWAWHCHLLFHMDAGMFREVVVS; encoded by the coding sequence ATGGGGTTTAAAAAGTCATCACAACAGGTTAGCACACCACGAAGACGATTTGTTCAAGGCTTAATTGCAGGAGGTGTACTTGCTGCTTTTCCGAGTGTATTACATGCTGCATCATCTTTAGTAACAGGAACAATAACAGGCACTGTGCCCGAACTTAGCGGCAAAGTAATTGATCTGGTTATAGATGAATCGCCGGTTAACTTTACTGGCGTAGTACGTATGGCGACAACTATCAATGGCTCTATACCCGCCCCTACCTTGCGCCTCAAAGAAGGCGATGACGTTACTATTAGAGTAACAAATAAGTTATCAGTACCGAGTTCAATTCATTGGCATGGCATTATTTTACCGTACCAAATGGATGGCGTACCTGGTATCAGTTTTAAAGGCATTATGCCTGGCGAAACCTTTGTTTATAAATTTAAATTACAACAAAGCGGTACATATTGGTATCACTCACATAGTGGCTTTCAAGAAATGACTGGCATGTACGGTGCATTAATTATTGAACCGCGAGAAAAAGATATTATTAGTGCAGATAACGAGCATGTTATTCAATTATCTGATTGGACTGATGATGACCCAATGGCGCTGTTCCGCAAATTAAAAATACAGAGTGATGTATTTAACTTCAATCAGCCCACTGTTCCAGAATTTTTTGATGACGTTTCAAATAGCGGTGTTTCGAATGCTTTGCAACGCCGCAAAATGTGGAATCAAATGAGAATGAATCCTACAGATTTAGCTGACTTATCTGCATCAGCAATGACCTTTTTAATGAACGGTAGTACGCCAATGTCAAATTGGCGAGGAATGTTTAAAGTTGGAGAAAAAGTAAGACTTAGGTTTATTAATGGCTCAAGCAATACTTTTTTTGACGTTCGTATTCCAGAACTAAAACTAACAGTTGTACAAGCTGATGGGCAAAACGTTGAACCAGTGACAGTTGATGAATTTAGATTCGGCCCTGGTGAGACCTACGACGTAATTGTTGAGCCTAAAAATGATGCCTATACGATTTTTGCTCAAAGTATGGATCGCTCTGGTTACGCAAAAGGAACTTTATCAAGCTCGCCTAATATTGATGCGCCAGTACCTGCACTTGACCCTGTTGAATGGTTAACGATGACCGATATGATGGGCAATATGACCCACGGCGGTGAGCATTCTGCAATGGCAGGTATGGCTGGCATGTCAGGTATGAACTCTAAAGAAATGGATCATAGCGCTATGGAGCACGGTGCAATGGCGATGGATCATAGCAAACATGGTATGTCTGAAAACCCATTGGCAGTTGCCAGCCCTAAAGTGCGTCATGCCAAAACGGAGTATGGAGCTTCAGTTGATATGCGCGTTGATATGCCTAGAACAAATCTTGATGATCCTGGTATTGGTTTACGTAAAAATGGTCGCCGTGTTTTAACACTTGCAGATTTACACTCACTTGAAGGGGTCACTAACCAGCAAGAGCCAGAAGCTGAAATTGAGTTGCATTTAACCGGAAATATGGAACGTTATAGCTGGTCATTTGATGGCTTAGAATTTGGTAAAAGCACGCCAGTGCATATGAAGCATAACCAACGTTTAAGAGTTATTTTACAAAACGATACCATGATGACGCACCCTATGCATCTGCATGGTATGTGGAGTGATTTAGAAAACGAGCAAGGTGATGTGCAAGTGCGACGTCATACAATACCTGTTCAACCCGCACAAAGAATCAGCTTTTTAACCACCCCTCACGATGTAGGGCGCTGGGCTTGGCATTGCCATTTATTATTCCATATGGATGCCGGCATGTTTAGAGAGGTAGTCGTATCATGA
- a CDS encoding copper resistance protein B: MKQLKLSKSFSLLMLTGASLISFPLLAQSEMAQMNSAKMQPQGGSAPKDARDPHAYSAGTTLTEGPYALEGNERLTLADEHPFYALLGDRLEYNEQANAGVFDLQAWYGTTFDRLVIKTEGDFSEGSIEENQTDILWGHAVSAYWDTQAGVRLDYNKEGENRQWLAFGLQGLAPYWFELDMTAYVGERGNTAFTLEAEYELLLTQKLIIQPRAEITLYGKNDKQNELGSGLSSSAIGFRVRYEFTRQFAPYIGVEWGNKFGNTADYATSSGQSSNNTAFVAGIKFWF; this comes from the coding sequence ATGAAACAATTAAAACTATCTAAATCATTTAGTTTATTAATGTTAACTGGGGCTTCATTAATTAGTTTCCCTTTATTAGCGCAAAGTGAAATGGCACAAATGAATAGCGCTAAGATGCAACCACAAGGAGGAAGTGCACCTAAAGATGCAAGAGACCCCCATGCTTACTCTGCGGGAACAACTTTAACAGAAGGCCCATATGCGCTTGAGGGCAATGAGCGATTAACACTCGCTGATGAGCATCCATTTTACGCATTACTAGGCGATCGTCTTGAATATAACGAGCAAGCAAACGCAGGTGTATTTGACTTACAAGCATGGTACGGCACTACCTTTGATCGATTGGTAATTAAAACCGAGGGTGATTTCAGCGAAGGAAGTATTGAAGAAAACCAAACCGATATTTTATGGGGTCACGCCGTATCAGCATATTGGGATACTCAAGCAGGTGTTCGTCTTGATTACAATAAAGAAGGTGAAAATCGGCAATGGTTGGCTTTTGGCTTACAAGGTTTAGCCCCTTATTGGTTTGAACTTGATATGACAGCATACGTAGGTGAGCGAGGCAATACCGCATTTACGTTAGAGGCAGAGTACGAACTACTACTCACGCAAAAGCTAATTATACAACCGCGAGCCGAAATTACACTTTATGGCAAAAACGATAAACAAAACGAGCTTGGAAGTGGCCTATCAAGCAGCGCGATTGGCTTTAGGGTTCGTTATGAATTTACACGCCAGTTTGCGCCCTATATTGGCGTTGAATGGGGCAATAAATTTGGCAATACCGCCGACTATGCCACATCAAGTGGACAAAGTAGCAACAACACCGCATTTGTTGCGGGTATTAAATTTTGGTTTTAA
- a CDS encoding copper resistance CopC family protein, translating to MKFFNSAVAILGLVLTFSASAHISLKQSIPAQEAMLMQGPEELSLIFSGEVRLAKVIIKDEKNKTINFDFKPSATPSTDFNWSLPSLAQGTYTVKWTALGGDGHKMTGTFRFMVHKNESHKMMQEQSNTHSKHNH from the coding sequence ATGAAGTTTTTTAACTCTGCAGTAGCCATTTTAGGTTTAGTGCTTACATTTTCCGCATCAGCGCATATATCACTCAAGCAATCAATACCTGCACAAGAAGCCATGTTAATGCAAGGACCAGAGGAACTTTCGTTAATTTTTAGTGGTGAAGTAAGGCTAGCAAAAGTCATCATCAAAGATGAAAAAAATAAAACAATAAACTTTGATTTCAAACCCAGCGCCACCCCAAGCACAGACTTTAATTGGTCATTACCGAGCCTAGCCCAAGGCACTTACACGGTTAAATGGACAGCACTGGGTGGTGATGGACATAAAATGACTGGCACGTTTAGATTTATGGTACATAAAAATGAATCGCATAAGATGATGCAAGAACAATCTAATACCCACAGCAAACATAATCATTAA
- a CDS encoding copper resistance D family protein — protein MQLSEWSVLLLLLKLASYIAIVGLAGTLLMRFMCGNSNVAGHHLISFHQFLKRWQITCVVTGSIAALLQVPIEAGAMAELGFMGMFDPFMLEIVWQSVIGDQARFRIPALIIALISACMWNVESDDNVAGYKNDAVILIMLGFIAYSFTFTGHSANENGLVKSILTFHLIAIASWLGSLWPLYKSCTLLPTSEVKRLMHYFGQLAIVIVFVLLISGLTLLLQYLESFSALFTSDYGQLILLKLLLVSAMLLLGAWHKLFLVPQITQQHHISILKRSITVEIVIALFVLITTSVFTTLVGPPI, from the coding sequence ATGCAATTAAGTGAATGGTCAGTGCTCTTACTATTATTAAAACTAGCAAGCTATATAGCAATTGTAGGGCTTGCGGGCACTTTATTAATGCGCTTTATGTGTGGCAACAGCAATGTTGCAGGGCATCACTTAATTAGCTTTCATCAGTTCTTAAAACGTTGGCAAATTACGTGTGTAGTTACAGGTAGTATTGCTGCACTTTTACAAGTACCTATAGAAGCTGGAGCAATGGCTGAATTAGGCTTTATGGGAATGTTTGACCCCTTTATGCTTGAAATTGTTTGGCAATCAGTCATAGGTGACCAAGCAAGGTTTAGAATACCAGCGCTTATTATTGCTCTAATTAGCGCATGTATGTGGAATGTGGAATCAGATGATAACGTAGCAGGTTATAAAAACGATGCCGTTATACTAATCATGCTTGGGTTTATCGCTTATAGCTTCACTTTTACTGGGCACAGTGCAAACGAAAATGGGTTAGTGAAAAGTATTTTAACCTTTCACCTTATTGCCATTGCGAGCTGGTTAGGGTCATTGTGGCCGCTTTACAAAAGCTGCACTTTACTACCTACCAGTGAAGTAAAGCGGTTAATGCATTACTTTGGTCAACTCGCTATTGTTATTGTATTTGTACTACTTATTTCGGGCTTAACTCTGCTCCTGCAGTACCTAGAGTCATTTTCTGCATTGTTTACATCAGATTATGGGCAACTAATTTTATTAAAGCTGTTACTCGTCAGCGCGATGCTGCTCCTAGGTGCATGGCATAAGCTTTTTTTAGTCCCGCAAATCACTCAACAACACCATATAAGTATATTAAAACGCTCGATTACTGTTGAAATAGTAATTGCCCTGTTTGTACTTATTACAACAAGTGTATTTACCACACTTGTTGGTCCGCCTATTTAA